The following proteins are encoded in a genomic region of Colletotrichum higginsianum IMI 349063 chromosome 9, whole genome shotgun sequence:
- a CDS encoding Glutamate synthase, which yields MGLHEDFDDRQTQIESEKEQYTPYEYQTDNNSSWAGALPVKQGLYDPSLEKDACGVGFACHIKGKPSHKIVSDARNLLCNMTHRGAVGSDARDGDGAGVMTSIPHRFFVKNFEKEEGIVLPPLGQYATGNLFFKPDEETLQESKRQLEDIAESLGLRVLGWRRPPVDSTLLGPAAKSREPIIMQPFVVLISAYGQGNAPENVDPEQFDDRLFERQLYVLRKRATHTIGLHNWFYLCSLSNKNIVYKGQLAPVQVYQYYYDLVNADYEAHFALVHSRFSTNTFPSWDRAQPLRWAAHNGEINTLRGNKNWMRAREGVMQSDIFKEELEGLYPIVEDGGSDSAAFDNVLELLTINGVLSLPEAVMLMVPEAWQGNTHMDPKKAAFYEWAACQMEPWDGPALFTFADGRYCGANLDRNGLRPCRFYVMDDDRIICASEVGTIPVEPEKVIQKGRLQPGRMLLVDTLAGRIIDDKELKEAVSSRQDFRSWLDQELITLPKVLETVGKTVDVAAKPDASRLQEDPLLLSFGYTHEQVSLLLAPMASDEKEALGSMGNDAPLACLSQAPRLLYEYFRQLFAQVTNPPIDPIRESIVMSLECYVGPQGNLLEMDSSQCGRLLLPSPILSIPEFNAIKNMSSIHPEWTVKVIDLTFPKSEGTDGYQRHLDYICNETTAAIENKDRIIVLSDRKTSKDRVPVSALLASGMVHHHLVSNKWRSLAAIVVETAEAREVHHMCVLLGYGADAINPYLSMECILKLNREKLIKKKLSDDALIHNYKHSCDGGILKVMSKMGISTLASYKGAQIFEALGLDETVIERCFRGTASRIQGATFEAIAEDGFRFHERGFPSRYTVGVSGLPESGEYHWRDGGEAHMNDPTCIANIQDAVRTKNDKSYEAYSRSQYEQIKACTLRGMLDFKFEDCTPVPIEQVEPWTEIVRRFCTGAMSYGSISMESHSTLAVAMNRLGGKSNTGEGGEDPERSQRLPNGDTMRSAIKQVASGRFGVTSAYLADSDELQIKMAQGAKPGEGGELPGHKVSKSIARTRHSTPGVGLISPPPHHDIYSIEDLKQLIYDLKCSSPRSRVSVKLVSEVGVGIVASGVAKAKADHILISGHDGGTGASRWTGIKYAGLPWELGLAETHQTLVLNDLRGRVVVQTDGQLRTGRDVAMACLLGAEEWGFATTPLIAMGCIFMRKCHLNSCPVGIATQDPELRKKFTGTPEHVINFFYYVANELRAIMAKLGFRTINEMVGHVEVLRVRDDLRTNKTANIDLSLLLTPAHKLRPGVATFNVRKQDHKLHVRLDNKLISEAELTLDKGLPSRIECDIVNTDRAMGTSLSYHISKRYGEDGLPLDTVHVNIKGSAGQSFGAFLAPGVTLELEGDANDYVGKGLSGGRLIVYPPRSSVFKAEDNIIVGNVCLYGATKGTVFFRGVAAERFAVRNSGATAVVEGVGDHGCEYMTGGRVIILGSTGRNFAAGMSGGIAYVLDIHKDFLSKLNTEMVEAEAVEEPTEIAYLRGIIEDHHHYTGSELAARILVDFNRALPRFVKVMPVDYKRVLAEEAAKAAEAKRAEYNLPIVSGVHAKKEEKAAKLQDIEETIGDSAVEKKRALVLDKTKGFMKYQRRAEKYRSPKTRTKDWAELSSRLDEDELKYQSARCMDCGVPFCQSETGCPISNIIPKWNELVFQNQWRDALNRLLMTNNFPEFTGRVCPAPCEGACVLGINEDPVGIKSIECAIIDRGFEQGWMVPTPPEVRTGKKVAIIGSGPAGLAAADQLNRAGHTVTVYERADRPGGLLMYGIPNMKLDKRIVKRRTDFMAAEGINFKCGVAVGEDIQLLDLKAENDAVVIATGATVARDLPIKGRELEGIHYAMEFLHKNTKSLLDSELEDGSYISAKGKDVIVIGGGDTGNDCIGTSVRHGAKSVINFELLPQPPPERARDNPWPQWPRIYRVDYGHTEVKQHMGKDPREFCIMSEEFVDDGTGKVKGINTIRVEWTRSATGGWDMKKIDGSQQFFPADLVLLSMGFLGPETRIFGDDIEKDARKNVKTPAGKYSTNIPGIFAAGDCRRGQSLIVWGINEGRQAAREIDLYLEQCTSLPVTGGIVKRTAQEIFSQIQPAQA from the exons ATGGGCCTGCACGAGGATTTCGACGACCGACAAACCCAAATTGAATCTGAGAAAGAGCAATATACTCCCTATGAGTACCAGACGGACAACAACTCCTCTTGGGCGGGTGCTCTGCCGGTGAAGCA AGGATTGTACGATCCCAGCTTGGAGAAAGATGCATGCGGTGTCGGCTTTGCTTG CCACATCAAGGGCAAGCCCAGCCACAAGATTGTCAGCGATG CGCGCAACCTCCTTTGCAACATGACCCACAGAGGTGCTGTGGGATCTGATGCACGAGACGGTGATGGCGCTGGCGTCATGACTTCGATCCCTCACAGGTTCTTTGTCAAGAACTTtgaaaaggaggagggcatTGTGCTGCCCCCTCTGGGACAATATGCCACGGGAAACCTGTTCTTTAAGCCAGACGAGGAGACTCTGCAAGAGTCCAAGAGGCAGTTGGAAGACATTGCCGAATCGTTAGGCCTGCGTGTCTTGGGATGGCGAAGGCCTCCCGTTGACTCGACTTTGCTTGGCCCTGCCGCCAAGTCTCGTGAACCCATCATCATGCAGCCCTTCGTCGTGTTGATCTCGGCCTACGGTCAAGGCAACGCCCCCGAGAACGTCGACCCCGAGCAATTTGATGACAGACTTTTCGAAAGACAGCTGTATGTCCTCAGAAAGCGCGCCACCCACACCATCGGTCTTCACAACTGGTTCTACCTCTGCTCCCTCTCCAACAAGAACATTGTATACAAGGGACAGCTGGCCCCCGTCCAGGTCTACCAGTACTACTACGATCTGGTCAATGCCGACTACGAGGCTCATTTCGCCCTTGTTCACTCTCGTTTCTCGACCAACACCTTCCCCTCCTGGGACCGTGCTCAGCCTCTGAGATGGGCCGCCCACAACGGTGAGATCAACACTCTCCGCGGAAACAAGAACTGGATGAGGGCCCGAGAGGGTGTCATGCAGTCCGACATCTTtaaggaggagctcgagggcctcTACCCCAtcgtcgaagacggcggtTCCGACTCGGCCGCTTTCGACAACGTCCTGGAGCTTCTCACCATCAACGGCGTCTTGTCTCTGCCCGAGGCCGTCATGCTCATGGTCCCCGAGGCCTGGCAAGGCAACACTCACATGGACCCCAAGAAGGCCGCTTTCTACGAGTGGGCCGCTTGCCAGATGGAGCCTTGGGACGGTCCCGCCCTCTTCACCTTCGCTGACGGACGCTACTGCGGTGCCAACTTGGACCGCAACGGTCTCCGTCCCTGCCGCTTCTACgtcatggacgacgaccgCATCATCTGCGCCTCTGAGGTCGGCACCATCCccgtcgagcccgagaagGTCATCCAGAAGGGCCGCCTCCAGCCCGGTCGCATGTTGCTCGTCGACACGCTCGCCGGCCGCATCATTGACGACAAGGAGCTGAAGGAGGCCGTTTCCAGCCGCCAGGATTTCCGCTCATGGCTCGACCAAGAGCTCATCACTCTGCCCAAGGTTCTCGAGACCGTTGGCAAGACTGTCGATgtcgccgccaagcccgACGCCTCCCGCCTCCAGGAGGACCCCCTCCTGCTGTCGTTCGGCTACACCCACGAGCAGGTGAGCTTGCTTCTGGCCCCCATGGCCTCGGACGAGAAGGAAGCCCTCGGTTCCATGGGTAACGATGCCCCCTTGGCTTGCTTGTCCCAGGCGCCTCGCCTTCTGTACGAGTACTTCCGCCAGCTCTTCGCCCAGGTCACCAACCCTCCCATCGACCCCATCCGCGAGTCGATCGTCATGTCTCTCGAGTGTTACGTCGGTCCTCAGGGCAACCTGCTCGAGATGGACAGCTCCCAGTGCGGCCGTCTCCTGCTGCCCAGTCCTATCCTCTCGATCCCCGAGTTCAACGCCATCAAGAACATGTCCAGCATTCACCCGGAGTGGACTGTCAAGGTCATCGACCTGACCTTCCCCAAGAGCGAGGGCACTGACGGCTACCAGCGCCACCTCGACTACATCTGCAACGAGAcgaccgccgccatcgagaacAAGGACCGCATCATTGTCCTCTCCGACCGCAAGACCTCCAAGGACCGCGTACCCGTTTCCGCCCTGCTCGCGTCCGGTATGGTTCATCACCACCTGGTCAGCAACAAGTGGCGTTCTCTGGCCGCCATTGTTGTCGAGACTGCCGAGGCCCGCGAGGTTCACCACATGTGTGTCCTCCTCGGTTACGGTGCCGATGCCATCAACCCCTACCTCTCCATGGAGTGCATTCTGAAGCTGAACCGCGAGAAGCTcatcaagaagaagcttTCTGACGATGCTCTGATTCACAACTACAAGCACTCTTGCGACGGTGGCATCCTCAAGGTCATGAGCAAGATGGGTATCTCTACTCTTGCTTCCTACAAGGGTGCCCAGATTTTCGAagctctcggcctcgatgagaCTGTCATCGAGCGTTGCTTCAGGGGTACCGCCTCTCGTATCCAGGGCGCCACCTTCGAAGCCATTGCTGAGGACGGCTTCCGCTTCCACGAGCGTGGCTTCCCCTCCCGCTACACCGTTGGTGTCAGCGGCCTGCCCGAATCCGGCGAGTACCACTGGCGTGATGGTGGCGAGGCTCACATGAACGACCCTACCTGCATTGCCAACATCCAGGACGCCGTCCGCACCAAGAATGACAAGTCGTACGAGGCTTACTCCCGCTCCCAGTACGAGCAGATCAAGGCTTGTACGCTCCGCGGTATGCTCGACTTCAAGTTTGAGGACTGCACCCCCGTCCCCATTGAGCAGGTCGAGCCCTGGACCGAGATCGTCCGCCGCTTCTGCACCGGTGCCATGTCCTACGGCTCTATCTCCATGGAGTCTCACTCCACCCTGGCCGTTGCCATGAACAGACTTGGCGGCAAGTCCAACACCGGTGAAGGTGGCGAGGACCCTGAGCGCTCCCAGCGTCTGCCCAACGGCGACACCATGAGATCCGCCATCAAGCAGGTCGCCTCCGGCCGCTTCGGTGTCACGTCGGCCTATCTGGCCGATTCCGATGAGCTCCAGATCAAGATGGCTCAGGGAGCCAAGCCCGGCGAGGGTGGTGAGCTCCCCGGCCACAAGGTCTCCAAGTCGATTGCTCGCACCCGCCACTCGACCCCTGGTGTCGGTCTTATCTCGCCCCCTCCTCACCACGACATTTACTCCATTGAGGACTTGAAGCAGTTGATTTACGACCTGAAGTGCTCCAGCCCCCGCTCTCGCGTCTCCGTCAAGCTGGTATCtgaggtcggcgtcggcatcgtcgctTCCGGTGTCGCCAAGGCTAAGGCCGACCACATCCTGATCTCCGGCCACGACGGAGGTACTGGTGCCTCCCGCTGGACCGGTATCAAGTACGCTGGTCTTCCTTGGGAGCTCGGTCTTGCCGAGACCCACCAGACCCTGGTCCTGAACGACCTCCGTGGCCGTGTCGTTGTCCAAACTGACGGTCAACTCCGCACCGGTCGTGATGTCGCCATGGCCTGTCTGCTCGGTGCCGAGGAATGGGGCTTCGCCACCACTCCTCTCATCGCCATGGGCTGTATCTTCATGCGCAAGTGCCACCTCAACTCATGCCCTGTCGGTATCGCCACCCAGGACCCCGAGCTTCGCAAGAAGTTCACAGGTACTCCCGAGCACGTCATCAACTTCTTCTACTATGTCGCCAACGAGCTCCGTGCCATCATGGCCAAGCTTGGTTTCCGCACCATCAACGAGATGGTTGGCCACGTCGAGGTCCTCAGAGTCCGCGACGACCTTCGCACCAACAAGACCGCCAACATCgacctctccctcctcctgACTCCTGCTCACAAGCTCCGCCCCGGCGTTGCCACCTTCAACGTCCGCAAGCAGGACCACAAGCTTCACGTCCGACTGGACAACAAGCTCATCTCTGAGGCCGAGTTGACCTTGGACAAGGGCCTGCCTTCCCGGATCGAGTGCGACATTGTCAACACCGACCGTGCCATGGGTACTTCGCTCTCCTACCACATCTCCAAGCGCTATGGTGAAGATGGTCTGCCTCTGGACACTGTCCACGTCAACATCAAGGGTTCCGCTGGCCAGTCCTTCGGTGCTTTCCTCGCCCCTGGTGTTACCTTGGAGCTCGAGGGTGACGCCAATGACTACGTCGGCAAGGGTCTGTCGGGTGGTCGCCTGATCGTCTATCCTCCCCGCTCCTCCGTgttcaaggccgaggacaaTATCATTGTCGGTAACGTCTGTCTGTACGGTGCCACCAAGGGTACAGTGTTCTTCCGCGGTGTTGCTGCCGAGCGATTCGCCGTCCGCAACTCGGGTGCCACGgctgtcgtcgagggcgttgGTGACCACGGCTGTGAGTACATGACTGGCGGTCGTGTCATCATTCTGGGCAGCACTGGTCGCAACTTCGCTGCCGGCATGTCTGGTGGTATTGCCTACGTCCTCGATATCCACAAGGACTTCCTGTCCAAGCTCAACACCGAGatggtcgaggccgaagccgtaGAGGAGCCCACCGAGATCGCCTACCTCCGTGGTATCATCGaggaccaccaccactacaCCGGCTCCGAGCTTGCTGCTCGCATCCTGGTAGACTTCAACCGGGCCCTGCCTCGTTTTGTCAAGGTCATGCCTGTCGACTACAAGCGTGTCCTCGCggaggaggccgccaaggccgccgaggccaagcgTGCCGAGTACAACCTGCCCATCGTCTCTGGTGTCcacgccaagaaggaggagaaggccgccaAGCTCCAGGACATTGAGGAGACCATCGGCGACAGCGCCGTTGAGAAGAAGCGCGCCCTCGTCCTGGACAAGACCAAGGGCTTCATGAAGTACCAGCGCCGTGCCGAGAAGTACAGAAGCCCCAAGACGCGTACCAAGGACTGGGCCGAGCTGTCTTCccgtctcgacgaggacgagctcaagTACCAGTCTGCCCGTTGCATGGACTGCGGTGTTCCTTTCTGCCAGTCCGAGACGGGTTGccccatctccaacatcatTCCTAAGTGGAATGAGTTGGTGTTCCAAAACCAGTGGCGCGACGCTCTCAACCGTCTGCTCATGACCAACAACTTCCCCGAGTTCACCGGCCGCGTCTGTCCCGCCCCTTGCGAGGGTGCCTGTGTTCTCGGCATCAACGAGGACCCCGTCGGCATCAAGTCCATCGAGTGTGCCATCATCGACCGCGGCTTCGAGCAAGGATGGATGGTCCCCACCCCTCCCGAGGTCCGCACTGGCAAGAAGGTCGCCATCATTGGCTCCGGCCCTGCCGGTCTGGCTGCCGCTGACCAGCTCAACCGCGCCGGACATACCGTCACCGTCTACGAGCGCGCCGACCGCCCCGGTGGTCTGCTCATGTACGGCATCCCCAACATGAAGCTCGACAAGCGCATCGTCAAGCGCCGTACCGACTtcatggccgccgagggcatcAACTTCAAGTGCGGCGTTGCAGTCGGCGAGGACATCCAGCTCTTGGacctcaaggccgagaacgacgccgtcgtcatcgccaccgGTGCCACCGTCGCCCGTGACCTCCCCATCAAGGGTCGCGAGCTCGAGGGTATTCACTACGCCATGGAGTTCTTGCACAAGAACACCAAGTCCCTCCTCGACTCCGAGCTTGAGGACGGCTCCTACATCtcggccaagggcaaggacgtcatcgtcatcggcggtGGTGATACCGGTAACGACTGTATCGGTACCTCGGTCCGCCACGGTGCCAAGTCGGTCATCAACTTTGAGCTTCTGCCCCAGCCCCCGCCGGAGCGTGCCCGCGATAACCCTTGGCCGCAGTGGCCTCGTATCTACCGTGTGGACTATGGCCACACCGAGGTCAAGCAGCACATGGGCAAGGACCCCCGCGAATTCTGCATCATGTCTGAAGAGTTCGTCGATGACGGTACCggcaaggtcaagggcatcaacaccatccGCGTCGAGTGGACCCGCTCCGCCACGGGCGGTTGGGACATGAAGAAGATCGACGGCTCGCAGCAGTTCTTCCCTGCGGACCTCGTCCTTTTGTCCATGGGTTTCCTCGGCCCTGAGACCCGCATCTtcggcgacgacatcgagAAGGATGCCCGCAAGAACGTCAAGACCCCGGCGGGCAAGTACAGCACCAACATCCCCGGCATCTTTGCCGCCGGTGActgccgccgcggccagTCCCTTATTGTTTG GGGTATCAACGAAGGCAGACAGGCCGCCCGCGAGATCGACCTGTACCTCGAGCAGTGCACCAGCTTACCCGTCACCGGCGGTATCGTCAAGCGCACCGCCCAGGAGATCTTCAGCCAGATCCAGCCCGCTCAGGCATAG